The genomic segment CAGGGCGCGACGGAGGCGGCGAACTTCCTCCTCGCGCCGAACGAGACGCAGGCGCGCGACGTGCTCTCGTCGATGAGCACCGAGGGCAACGAGACGCGCTACGTGATGGTAGACTGGAAGATGGCCACGCCCGGCTCGAAGTTCGGCGCGCCGGCCGTCTTCTACGACGCGCAGGAGAACTTCTCCTCGGACGCGTTCTACGAACAGCGCATCTACCGCATCAACAGCAACGGGGAGTACTCGGGAGAGAACTTCCTCCTGCGCGACCAGCGGTTCTACGACAGCATGATGACGCGGCTCTACTACAACCACGGCAGCGCCCAGGAGCCCTCGCCGGTCGTCGTGGACTGGGAGCCCCGCACGGTTCAGACCTCGCGAGGGGCCGTCAGCGTCCCCGGTAACCCCGCCGGGAACGCCACGCTCGTCCGCTCGTTCGAGAACATGAGCGCGGCCGAGCAGTTCGTCGAAGAGGACGGCAGCGCGCAGGTCGGCGGCATCGCCGGCTTCCCCGAGGAACGCGTGCCGGCGCTCGAACACTACCGGCTGGTGAAGGCGAGCAACGCCACCGCCACCCAGTCGAACGACTACCTGCGACTCGTCTACGGCGACGCGCGCGCCGCGCAGGTCAACCCGCAGGCGCTACTGCCGAGCAACACCGCGTGGGTGAAGAGCTTCGAACGCGTGCCCGGCGCGACGGTGCAGGGAAGCGGCGCGCCCGCGAACAGCACGGTCACCGCGAGCGTGGAGATGCGGGTGCCCACCTCCAACAGCACGTTCACCTACACGCAACAGGCACAGGCGAACGAGGACGGCGAGTTCGCGATGACGCTCCCGTACTCGACGACGGGCTACGACGAGTACGGACCCGACAACGGCTACACGAACGTCAGCGTCCGCGCGACCGGTCCGTACACCCTCTCGACGGGTGCGAGCATCAACGATAGCGGCTACATCGTCAACCACCGCTCGAACCTCTCCGTCGCCGAGGGCGACGTCAACGGTGCGCAGGACGGCGACCTCTCGGTCGAACTGGAGCGCACCTCCCAGCGGCTCGAACTGAACACGGGCGGTTCCTCGGACTCGGGTAGCTCCGACGGGTCGAGTTCCTCCGACGCCGGCGGGTCCGACTCGTCCGGTTCCTCGGACTCCTCGGACACCTCCGACTCCGGCGGGTCGTCCGGTGACGACGACACGTCCTCGTCGCTCGCGGCACCCGAATCGGCGTTCGCCGCCGAACCCGCGGCGTAGGCACCGCGGCCCGATTTCGGCCGCTCTCTCCCGTTTCGTCCGTTCTCTCTGATTTCTGTCGTGCGCTCCGATTCCGTCCGTTCTCTCTGATTTCGCCCCTCTCGCCGCCCGTTTCCGCGACACGCACGTTCGACTCGGCAGAGCGGCGTCGCTGTCGGGGTCGGAGCGACGCCGGAGGACGAAGCGGAGAACGGAGAGCGGAGCGTCGGCGGTCCCGGTCAGACGAGCGACTCGTAGACGATGCCGTCGCGGCGCGTGACGATGCGGCGGCCGTCGACGACGACGGGGTCGGCCATCGCGTCGAACTCGTCGTCGAGGGCGGCGAACTCGTCCCAGTCGGTGACGACGAGGGCGGCGTCCGCGCCGGCGAGGGCGTCGGCCGCCGAGTCGGCGTAGTCGATGTCGGGGAACTTCTCGCGGAAGTTCGCCGTCGCGACGGGGTCGTAGCCGACGACGTCGGCCCCGGCGTCGCGGAGGGCGTCGACGAGGGGGATGGCGCGCGAGTTGCGCACGTCGTCGGTCCCGGGTTTGAACGCCAGTCCGAGGACGGCGACGCGCGCGCCGTCGGGGTCGACGCGTTCGCGGAGGATGTCGAGCATGCGGACGGGCTGGCGGTCGTTCACCTCGACGGCGGCTTCGAGCATCGCCGGGTCGTAGCCCGCGTCGCGGGCGGCGGCGACGATGGCCGCCACGTCCTTCGGGAAGCAACTGCCGCCCCACCCGACGCCCGCGGCGAGGAACTCCGCGCCGATGCGGGAGTCGAGACCGATGGCGTCGAGCACCTCGTAGGAGTCGACGCCGTACTCCTTGCAGACGTTGGCGAGGTCGTTGGCGAGCGAAATCTTCGCCGCGAGGAAGGCGTTGTTCGCGTACTTTATCATCTCCGCCTCGCGGATGCCCGTCTCCACGAGTGCGGCCTCGGGCGCGCGTTCGAGGAGGGGGTCGAATATCTCTCGGAGCGTCTCGGCCCCCCGGTCGGTCCGGGAACCGAGGACCACCTTGTCGGGGTCGAGGAAGTCGTCGACGGCGCTGCCCTCCCGCAGGAACTCGGGATTCATCCCCACGTCGAACCCTTCGCCTTCGGTCTTGCCGGAGTGCTCCTCGAGGAGGGGCGCGATGACCTCCTCGGTCGTCGTCGGAATCACCGTGCTCTTGGTGACGACGAGGTGGGAGCCGTCCTTCTCCGCGAGCGTCGCGCCCAGCGACTTCGTGGCCGCCTCCATCACCGAGAGGTCGATGTGGCCGTCGTCGTCGGAGGGCGTCGAGAGGGCGAGAAACGTCGCGTCCGTGTCGAGGACGGCGTCGTAGTCGGTGGTCGCGCGGAGTCGGTCCCCGGCGTGCCGTTCGACGAGTTCGTCCAGACCGGGTTCGTGGATGGGCGACTGCCCGGCGTTCAGCGTCGCGACGACGTCCTCGTCGATGTCGACGTTGACCACGTCGTGGCCCAGGTCGGCGAAGCACGCGGCGATGGTCGTGCCGACGTACCCACTCCCGATGATGCTGAGCTTCATTGTCAGCTATCACTCGTCGTGAGCGTTTGAACGTTCGCCCCAGTCTCGGAAGCTGACACCGGACGCGGCCGACTCCCAGCGACGCCAGCCGAGTCGCACGCACTCGCGCGGAGCGAAACACGGGAGTACCCTGACGACGAACGACCCTCCATGTCGAAGCCCTCGGACGACGCTCGCGGGCAACTCACCGCCTCGTGGGTCGTCGTCTTCCTCAAAGGCATCTGTATGGGCGCCGCCGACGCCGTCCCCGGCGTCTCCGGCGGCACCATCGCCTTGGTGACCGGAATCTACGAACGACTCATCGCGGCCGTCACGGCCGTCTCCCCCGGTCGAATCGTGGACGTGCTTCGCGGCGTCACCCCCGGCGGCCGCGCGGAGGCCGTCGCGGCCCTGAAGGAGATGGACGTCGGGTTCCTCGTCGCCCTCGGCGGCGGTATCGCCGTCGCCGTCGTCAGCATCACCCGCGTCGTCCACGTCGGCATCACCTCCTATCCGGTGCCGACGTTCGGCTTCTTCTTCGGCCTCATCGCCGCCTCCGCGTGGGTGCTGTTCTCGGAAGTCGAAGTCGACACGCCGTCCCGAATCGTCGCCGCCGTCGCCGGCTTCGCCTTCGCGTTCGTCGTCTCCGGGCAGGCCGCCGCGTCGTTCGGGACGGGTCTCCCCGTCACCGTCCTCGCCGGCGCTATCGCCGTCAGCGCGATGATTCTCCCCGGCATCTCGGGGTCGCTGTTGCTCATCCTCCTCGGGCAGTACGAACACATGACCGGCGCGCTGAAGTCGTTCGTCGACGGCGTCCTCGGACTGGTCGTCGGCGGGTCGTTCGCGCCCGTCGCGGAGAACGGCGTCGTCGTCGTCGCGTTCATGCTCGGCGCCGTCGTCGGTCTGCTCACTGTCGCGCACGCCGTCCGCTGGGCGCTGGAGCACTACCGCGAACCGACGCTGGCGTTCCTCGTCGCACTCATCGTCGGCGCGCTCCGCGCGCCCATCGCCAAGACGGGCGAGCAACTGGCGGAACTCGGCCGCGTCTGGACGACGGAGGCGTACGGCGTCTTCGCCGCGACGGCCGTCGTCGGCGCAGTCGTCGTCCTCCTCGTGGACCGCTACGCGGGACTCGCGGAGATAGACGACGAACGGATCGAGGAGGAGACGGGCGACGAGGCGGCGACGAGCGGCGGCCTCGACTGAGCGAGAGTCCCGAGTCGCGGGCGGTTACGGGCGATACGACCGGCTGTTCGACCGAGCGAACCCTTCGGGTTACTCCCGCGGAACCGAGAGGTTGAAGACGGCGTCGCTCCCGCACTCCTCGCACGTCGTCACCGACGTGCCGGAGACGCGCGCCCCGCAGTCGCGACACTCGTAGTAACCCTCGGTCGTCCGATAGGGGTCCACTTCCGCGTGGTTCATGACCATGTTAGTAGTTGTCACACTACGTCGGATAAGCGTTGCCCTCATACAACTATATTCGATATTCACACCTAGATTGTCCTAGTACGGGGAGGTAATTCCGGACGTTCGTCCTATCTTTTCCGCGCGACGCAGACGAACGTCTCTCTGCGGTTCGTCGCCTCGGTCACGTCGAACCCGTGGGTCTCGAACGCGGAGACGGCGTCGCCCAGACCGAACCGTTCGTCCGTCGGCGGGCCGTCTTCCCCCGTCCCGGTCTTCGACCAGTCGACGGTGACGACGCGGCCGCCGGGTCGAACCACGCGGGCGAGTTCGTCGAACGCCGCCTCGGTGGCGTACTCGTGGTATACCATCGTCGAGAACGCGGCGTCGAGTTCGTCGTCCTCGAACGGCAGCGACGACACGTCGGCGGTGACGAACTCCACGCTGTCGGGCGCGCCCTTCTCGCGGTAGAACTCGTGCATCTCCGACTGCACGTCCACGGCGTAGCACGTCCCCACGTGCGGCGCCACGTCGTCGGTGTAGAACCCCGTCCCGCTTCCCAGGTCGGCGACGACGGCGTCCGCGTGCGGGCCCAGACGCGAGAGCAGTTCCTCGCGCGAGCAGAACCGGTAGCGCCCCTCGTCGTCGAGTTGCTCCGCGCGGTCCACGTCGAACGTGTGAAAGCCCATACGAACCGTTCCCCACGAGCCGACCTAAATCTGCGGACCTCGGCGAGCGGAGGCCTGCCGCAGCAGCAAACTTAACGCTGCGAGTCGTCGTCGTACGTACCGATGACGGAACCGAAACTCCGCACGCCGACGAGACGGACCTGCGAGCGGTGCGGTCGCGTGGAACGGTGGGACGCGGTGCAGACGACGTGGCGCGTGGCCGAGGACGACGGCGACCGGCAGGTCGGCAGTCCCTACTGCATCCACGAGTGGGATATCAACGGCACGTTCGCACCGTTCGAAGACGAGGGCGCGGAGGCCTGAGACGGCCGAGACCGACCGTGCCCACCGTCTACGTCACCGCGCCGCCGGACGCCGCCGACGAACTCGCCCGAACGCTCGTCGCGGACCGACTCGCCGCCTGCGTCAACCGCGTCGACTGCGACTCGGTGTACCGCTGGGAGGGCGAGGTGCACGAGGAACGCGAGGTGATCCTCCTCGCGAAGACGACCGACGACCGGTACGACGCCCTCCGCGACCGAATCGAGGCGGAACACCCGCACGACGTGCCCTGCATCGAACGGTTCGACGAGGCCGACGTGCTGCCGGCGTACGCGTCGTGGGTCGAAGACGAGACGACGCCGGGTCGAGACTGACGACGCCGGGTCGAGACTGACGACGCCGGGTCGAGACTGACGACGCCGGACCGGGACCGAGGGTCCGGGACCCGAAACGCCCTACTCCCGGAGGCGTTCCAGCACCGACAGCGTGCCGTCCATGTACGACTCGGTCAGCACCTCGTCGGCCGCGGCCGTCGCCGCCTCGTCGGCGTTGGCGACGGCGAACGACCGGCCGACGACGCCGAACGTCGAGGCGTCGTTCACGCTGTCGCCGACGGCGACGAACTCGGTCGGGTCCATCGACAGCGTCTCGCAGAGGCGCTCGAAGCCGACGCCCTTCTCGACGCCGGGCGTCTTCACGTGGTAGGCGTACCCCGTGTCGATGACCTCCATCTCGAACTCGGTGGCCACCTCGCGGAGCAGTTCCTCGTCGGCCGAGCGGTTCACCGCTATCTCGGTCTCCCGCCAGTAGTTGGTCTCGTCGAACGCCCCCCAGCCCAAGTCGCCACCGCGAGCGACGAACTCGTCGGCGACGGCCTGTGCGCGCTCTCTGTCACCGGTGTACGTCACCGTCTCGTCGGCGAGGACGACGCCGCCGTTCTCGGCGACGACGTTCTTGTCGATGCCGAGGTAGTGACAGAGACTGACGGGGTACGGGAACGCCTTCCCCGTCGCGAGGACGACGGGCGCGGGCCACTCGGGGAGGACGTCGAACGCGCGCGGGTCGAGTGCGCCGGGGTCGTCGGTGAGCGTCCCGTCGATGTCGAGGACGAGGGGCGGAGCGTCGGAGTCCATGTGACCGCGCTTCGGCGCACGGAGAGAAAGAATCACCGCCCGAGGCGATTCGCTCCGTCGCCGCCGAGTCGCTCGAAGACCACCGTCGAGAAGTTCGCCTCGGGCCGCGTCGGCGGTCGGCCGGGGCCGTCGTCGTCGCGTCCCGTCTCGACGCGCCGGAGGACGCCGTCTTCGGCGAGTTCGTAGAGGACGCGCTTCACCGTCGCCGCCGAGAGGTCCACCGAGGGGTCCGCGGCGACGGCGTCGGCGGCGGCGGTGACGGACGGCCGGTCGGCGGGGTCCAGCGACGCGAGGACGGCGAGGACGCGGCGGCGACTCGCCGGGAGGGCGAGGACGCGGGCGAGCGAACACCCGCCCCGAGGGACCGCCTCGCGCCCCGCCGCGACGTACTCGGCGTCGACGTGCGTCGCGTCCTCCCCCGCGGCGGCGACGGACGCGCCGAACAGGGCCGCGAGGCCGTCGTGCGCGTCGCCGTCGGCCCACGTGGCCACCCGGCTCACCGTCTCGTGGTCGACGGCGTCGCGGGCGAGGCCGTCGGACGCGCGGGCGGTCAGCACGTCGGCCAACGCGTGTCGGTCGTAACGCGGCACCTCGACCGTCTCCACCGAGGCGTCGGGAAACTCGCGGCCGACGGCGACGTAGGAGAGCGACCCCGCCACCGACTCGAACGCCGAGTCGAGCGTGTCGAGCGGCACCGTCCGCGACTCGCCGACGTGGTCGACGGCGACGACGAGGCGGCGCGACCGGTCGAGTTCGGCGCGGAGTCGGTCACGGAGGGTGGCGGTACCGACACCCTGTTCGGGCACGTCGGCGGCGGCGACTTCGGCGAGGACGGCGCGCAGGAGGGCGAACTCGGAGTCGGCCGCGCGCGCGTCGACGGCGGCGAACTCGACGGTCGGCGGGGCCGCCGCGCGCGTCGTCGTCCCGATGGTCCCCCCGCGGGACGGCGTCGTCGCGTCGAGGTGGTCGAACAGTGCGGTGACGACGGCCGACTTGCCCGCCCCCTTCGGCCCGACGACGCAGAGGTTATCGGGCAGACGGCCGTCGAAGGCCGGGTCGAGTCGGTCGAGCAGGCGTTCGAGCGTCGCCCCGCGACCCACCGGTTCCGCGAGGTGGGACGTGGGGTCCAGTGCGGAGAGGTTGCGAACGAGGCGGCGCGTTCCGTCACCGCGTCGCCGTCGCCTGTCGATTCGGTCGGTGAGTCTCATCGTCGAGTCGGCGGGTGGTGGCTGCTTCACCGAGGACCGATAAAAACTCCCGGTATCGAGCGGTCCGAGAGCCGGTCGATTTCGGGCTCGTGACCGACTCGCTGCGACTCCAGTTCTATCACCGACCGGTAGAGTCAGCCGGAGCTGAGAGTGGGCGTAACTATCGATAACTATCGTGAATGTTTGCGGCGTTCGAGCACCCACCGTGTCGAGTACGCGTCAGAGAGCGCCTGAGCGGTGTTTCTCGAACCGGTTCGGGTCGTGAATACGTCGCGGAGAATTAATTTACTGACGGTCCCGGACGAGAGGTAAAATAAAGTGCTGTCGGACCCACCTGTCGAAAGTGAGATGACCGAAACGCCGAGCGTCCTCGTCATCGGCGGCGGGTCCACCGGGTGCGGCATCGCGCGCGACCTCGCGATGCGCGGACTCGACGTGACCCTCGTCGAGAAGGGGAACCTGACACACGGGACGACGGGCCGGATGCACGGCCTCCTCCACAGCGGTGGACGGTACGCCGTGTCGGACCAGCCGTCCGCCAGAGAGTGTATCGAGGAGAACCGCGTCCTGCGACGTATCGCCAGCCACTGCGTCGAGATGACCGGCGGCCTGTTCGTCCAACGGCCCGAGGACGACGACGAGTACTTCGAGGAGAAGTTGGAGGGCTGTCGCGAGTGCGGCATCCCCGCGGAGGTGCTCTCCGCCGAGGAGGCCCGCGAGATGGAACCGTACCTCGCCAAAGACATCAAGCGGGCCATCCGGGTCCCGGACGCGGCAATCGACCCGTTCCGCCTCTGCGTCGCCAACGCGGCTGACGCCATCGACCACGGCGCGCGCGTCGAACCGCACGCCGAAGTCGTGGACGTCCTCGTCGAGGACGGCGAAGTCGTCGGCGTCGAGGTGCTCCACGGGGACACCCACCTCGGCATCGCGCAGGGCGAACCGGGCACGCACGAGAAGATGTACGCCGACTACGTCGTGAACGCGACGGGGGCGTGGGCCGGCCAGATCGGGGAGATGGCCGGCGTCGAGGTGGCCGTCCGCCCCTCGAAGGGCGTCATGACCATCATGAACGTCCGCCAGGTCGACACCGTCATCAACCGGTGTCGGCCGAAGGGCGACGCCGACATCGTCGTCCCGCACGAGACGACGTGCATCCTCGGGACGACCGACGAGGAGGTCGAAGACCCCGAGGACTACCCCGAGGAGGGGTGGGAGGTCGACCTGATGATAGACACGCTGTCGGAACTCGTCCCGATGCTGGCGGACGCCCGGACGATTCGCTCGTTCTGGGGCGTCCGGCCCCTGTACGAACCGCCGGGGACGGGGACGGAGGACCCGACGGACATCACGCGTGACTTCTTCCTCCTCGACCACGGCGACCGGGACGACCTGCCCGGGATGTCCTCCATCGTCGGCGGAAAGCTGACCACCTACCGCATGATGGCCGAGAAGATATCCGACCACGTCTGCGAGAAGGTCGGCGTCGAGGCCGACTGCCGGACCGCAGAGGTTCCGCTCCCCGGCTCCGACGACTTCTCCGTCCTCCGCGACTGGATGGACGAGTTCGGGATTCGCTCCCCGGTCGGCCGCCGGAGCGCCCAGCGACTCGGCTCCCGCACCGACGACGTCCTCGGCGACTGGAACCGGCCGAACCCGGTCGTCTGCGAGTGCGAGGCCGTCACGCGCGCGGAGATTCACGACGCGATGGACCACTCCGGCACCGACCTGAACGGCGTCCGCATCC from the Halogeometricum rufum genome contains:
- a CDS encoding HAD-IIB family hydrolase, producing the protein MDSDAPPLVLDIDGTLTDDPGALDPRAFDVLPEWPAPVVLATGKAFPYPVSLCHYLGIDKNVVAENGGVVLADETVTYTGDRERAQAVADEFVARGGDLGWGAFDETNYWRETEIAVNRSADEELLREVATEFEMEVIDTGYAYHVKTPGVEKGVGFERLCETLSMDPTEFVAVGDSVNDASTFGVVGRSFAVANADEAATAAADEVLTESYMDGTLSVLERLRE
- a CDS encoding class I SAM-dependent methyltransferase, which encodes MGFHTFDVDRAEQLDDEGRYRFCSREELLSRLGPHADAVVADLGSGTGFYTDDVAPHVGTCYAVDVQSEMHEFYREKGAPDSVEFVTADVSSLPFEDDELDAAFSTMVYHEYATEAAFDELARVVRPGGRVVTVDWSKTGTGEDGPPTDERFGLGDAVSAFETHGFDVTEATNRRETFVCVARKR
- a CDS encoding Cdc6/Cdc18 family protein: MRLTDRIDRRRRRGDGTRRLVRNLSALDPTSHLAEPVGRGATLERLLDRLDPAFDGRLPDNLCVVGPKGAGKSAVVTALFDHLDATTPSRGGTIGTTTRAAAPPTVEFAAVDARAADSEFALLRAVLAEVAAADVPEQGVGTATLRDRLRAELDRSRRLVVAVDHVGESRTVPLDTLDSAFESVAGSLSYVAVGREFPDASVETVEVPRYDRHALADVLTARASDGLARDAVDHETVSRVATWADGDAHDGLAALFGASVAAAGEDATHVDAEYVAAGREAVPRGGCSLARVLALPASRRRVLAVLASLDPADRPSVTAAADAVAADPSVDLSAATVKRVLYELAEDGVLRRVETGRDDDGPGRPPTRPEANFSTVVFERLGGDGANRLGR
- the cutA gene encoding divalent-cation tolerance protein CutA, with protein sequence MPTVYVTAPPDAADELARTLVADRLAACVNRVDCDSVYRWEGEVHEEREVILLAKTTDDRYDALRDRIEAEHPHDVPCIERFDEADVLPAYASWVEDETTPGRD
- the glpA gene encoding anaerobic glycerol-3-phosphate dehydrogenase subunit GlpA codes for the protein MTETPSVLVIGGGSTGCGIARDLAMRGLDVTLVEKGNLTHGTTGRMHGLLHSGGRYAVSDQPSARECIEENRVLRRIASHCVEMTGGLFVQRPEDDDEYFEEKLEGCRECGIPAEVLSAEEAREMEPYLAKDIKRAIRVPDAAIDPFRLCVANAADAIDHGARVEPHAEVVDVLVEDGEVVGVEVLHGDTHLGIAQGEPGTHEKMYADYVVNATGAWAGQIGEMAGVEVAVRPSKGVMTIMNVRQVDTVINRCRPKGDADIVVPHETTCILGTTDEEVEDPEDYPEEGWEVDLMIDTLSELVPMLADARTIRSFWGVRPLYEPPGTGTEDPTDITRDFFLLDHGDRDDLPGMSSIVGGKLTTYRMMAEKISDHVCEKVGVEADCRTAEVPLPGSDDFSVLRDWMDEFGIRSPVGRRSAQRLGSRTDDVLGDWNRPNPVVCECEAVTRAEIHDAMDHSGTDLNGVRIRTRASMGNCQGAFCCHRMANELFEDHSELVVRESLDELYQERWKGERHALWGEQLSQAMLKHMLHATTMNRGGDPAASESGVDFAAFDAGAGVTAAAGGSSGAADDDRAATDGGVSDADS
- a CDS encoding HEWD family protein, whose amino-acid sequence is MTEPKLRTPTRRTCERCGRVERWDAVQTTWRVAEDDGDRQVGSPYCIHEWDINGTFAPFEDEGAEA
- the aglM gene encoding UDP-glucose 6-dehydrogenase AglM; protein product: MKLSIIGSGYVGTTIAACFADLGHDVVNVDIDEDVVATLNAGQSPIHEPGLDELVERHAGDRLRATTDYDAVLDTDATFLALSTPSDDDGHIDLSVMEAATKSLGATLAEKDGSHLVVTKSTVIPTTTEEVIAPLLEEHSGKTEGEGFDVGMNPEFLREGSAVDDFLDPDKVVLGSRTDRGAETLREIFDPLLERAPEAALVETGIREAEMIKYANNAFLAAKISLANDLANVCKEYGVDSYEVLDAIGLDSRIGAEFLAAGVGWGGSCFPKDVAAIVAAARDAGYDPAMLEAAVEVNDRQPVRMLDILRERVDPDGARVAVLGLAFKPGTDDVRNSRAIPLVDALRDAGADVVGYDPVATANFREKFPDIDYADSAADALAGADAALVVTDWDEFAALDDEFDAMADPVVVDGRRIVTRRDGIVYESLV
- a CDS encoding rubrerythrin-like domain-containing protein codes for the protein MVMNHAEVDPYRTTEGYYECRDCGARVSGTSVTTCEECGSDAVFNLSVPRE
- a CDS encoding DUF368 domain-containing protein produces the protein MSKPSDDARGQLTASWVVVFLKGICMGAADAVPGVSGGTIALVTGIYERLIAAVTAVSPGRIVDVLRGVTPGGRAEAVAALKEMDVGFLVALGGGIAVAVVSITRVVHVGITSYPVPTFGFFFGLIAASAWVLFSEVEVDTPSRIVAAVAGFAFAFVVSGQAAASFGTGLPVTVLAGAIAVSAMILPGISGSLLLILLGQYEHMTGALKSFVDGVLGLVVGGSFAPVAENGVVVVAFMLGAVVGLLTVAHAVRWALEHYREPTLAFLVALIVGALRAPIAKTGEQLAELGRVWTTEAYGVFAATAVVGAVVVLLVDRYAGLAEIDDERIEEETGDEAATSGGLD